In one Polaribacter sp. ALD11 genomic region, the following are encoded:
- a CDS encoding DNA methyltransferase produces the protein MNASQIEKNVTALVENFNQKEFIFDLLKAYGISKTSITRLKKGDFNLSKIEGEVLYKSKMLFKEVISGSLLNTIDELTKDIASLKHNPRFVIVTDYKTVLAKDIRTGLALDTPILEIHKHFGFFLPWAGQEKYAQTNENFADRKASYQMAKLYDILVTENPNIYDDGGHNLNIFLSRLLFCFFAEDTDIFSIEGVFTDTLEQHTQKDGSDTHTFLDRLFKVLNTKDNSTEASPFKEFPYVNGGLFRDTIVSPKFTKEARKIIIECGDLDWSEINPDIFGSMIQAVVNPAYRSGLGMHYTSVPNIMKVIEPLFLNELYEEFEKQKGNAKKLRQLIYRLSKLKIFDPACGSGNFLIIAYKELRKLEIQILQEIHDLESQQSIVFTEVKLSQFYGIELDDFAHEMAILSLWLAEHQMNKEFVDELHDFGRAKPILPLKEAGNITQGNATRLNWEDTCPKNENDEIYILGNPPYLGTRNQDKVQKQEMKSVFHLIKKSGKLDYISCWFLLASNYITNTKNKYVFVSTNSICQGEQVPILWPLVLGDNLEIQFAYPSFNWSNNAKGGAGVTVVIIGVGVKNNSPKNLYLENNLKNSVNHINSYLAGAPTIYVNSKTKPINGLPAMVRGNYTGCCNALILTFEEKEKLIKDVPTSAKFIRPFVGSSEFIKNDFRYCLWISDNSLNEAEQIPEISRRINQVREERLKSTDKGQNNIANSSHQFREFKETTTQSVIVPVVSSQRRRYIPTGFVSSETIVPNSAQIVYDCETWVFGVVSSKIHMCWVSTVAGRLRGDYRYSSSICYNVFPFPEISQKQKEQINLHVFEVLEEREKHSGKTLAQLYDPDKMPKGLKEAHHQLDLAIERCYRLKPFESDTERLEYLFKEYEKMINKNTLLAKPKRTRKKKA, from the coding sequence ATGAACGCATCCCAAATAGAAAAAAACGTAACAGCATTAGTTGAAAACTTCAACCAAAAAGAATTTATATTCGACTTACTGAAAGCGTACGGTATTTCTAAAACATCAATTACACGTTTAAAGAAAGGAGATTTTAATTTATCTAAAATTGAAGGTGAAGTACTATATAAAAGTAAAATGCTTTTTAAAGAAGTAATATCAGGTTCACTTTTAAATACTATTGATGAATTAACAAAAGATATAGCTTCTTTAAAACACAATCCAAGATTTGTAATTGTAACCGATTATAAAACAGTATTAGCAAAAGATATAAGAACAGGCTTAGCGTTAGATACACCTATTCTTGAAATTCATAAACACTTTGGTTTCTTTTTACCTTGGGCAGGTCAAGAAAAATATGCGCAAACCAATGAGAATTTTGCAGATAGAAAAGCGTCCTACCAAATGGCGAAGCTCTATGATATTTTAGTTACAGAAAACCCAAATATCTATGATGATGGTGGTCATAACTTAAATATTTTTCTATCACGTTTATTATTTTGCTTTTTCGCAGAAGACACAGATATATTTTCGATTGAAGGAGTGTTTACAGATACCTTAGAGCAACATACTCAAAAAGATGGTAGCGATACACATACATTTTTAGATAGGCTTTTTAAAGTTCTTAATACAAAAGACAACAGCACAGAAGCATCACCTTTTAAAGAGTTTCCGTATGTAAATGGTGGTTTATTTAGAGATACAATAGTATCACCAAAATTCACAAAAGAAGCACGTAAAATAATTATTGAATGTGGTGATTTAGATTGGAGCGAAATCAATCCAGATATTTTTGGTTCAATGATACAAGCAGTGGTAAACCCTGCTTACAGAAGTGGTTTAGGTATGCATTATACCTCTGTTCCAAATATTATGAAAGTGATTGAGCCTTTGTTTCTAAATGAATTATATGAAGAGTTTGAAAAGCAAAAAGGCAATGCTAAAAAATTACGCCAGCTAATTTACAGGCTATCTAAACTTAAAATATTTGACCCAGCTTGTGGTAGTGGTAATTTTTTAATTATTGCTTATAAAGAATTAAGAAAACTAGAAATACAAATTTTACAAGAAATACACGATTTAGAATCTCAACAATCTATTGTGTTTACGGAAGTGAAGCTTTCTCAATTTTATGGTATTGAGTTAGATGATTTTGCTCACGAAATGGCTATACTTTCTTTATGGTTGGCTGAACACCAAATGAATAAAGAGTTTGTAGATGAGTTACATGACTTTGGTAGAGCAAAACCTATCTTACCTTTAAAAGAAGCAGGTAATATTACACAAGGGAATGCCACACGTTTAAACTGGGAGGATACCTGTCCTAAAAATGAAAATGATGAAATTTATATTTTAGGGAATCCGCCTTATTTGGGTACACGTAATCAAGATAAGGTTCAAAAACAAGAAATGAAAAGTGTTTTTCATTTAATAAAGAAAAGTGGGAAGCTTGATTATATTTCTTGTTGGTTTTTATTAGCCTCTAATTATATCACAAATACTAAAAATAAATATGTTTTTGTTTCTACAAATTCTATATGTCAAGGTGAACAAGTCCCTATTTTATGGCCATTAGTATTAGGGGATAATTTGGAAATTCAATTTGCTTATCCTTCATTTAATTGGAGTAATAATGCAAAAGGAGGTGCAGGTGTAACAGTCGTTATTATTGGTGTTGGGGTTAAAAATAATTCACCAAAAAACTTGTATTTAGAGAATAATTTAAAAAATTCTGTAAACCATATAAATTCTTATTTGGCAGGAGCGCCAACTATTTATGTAAATAGTAAAACTAAACCAATAAACGGTTTGCCTGCGATGGTAAGAGGTAATTATACGGGGTGTTGCAATGCTTTAATATTGACTTTTGAAGAAAAAGAGAAATTGATAAAAGATGTGCCTACTTCTGCTAAATTTATAAGACCATTTGTAGGTTCTTCTGAATTTATTAAAAATGATTTTAGATATTGTTTATGGATTTCGGATAATTCATTAAACGAAGCGGAACAAATACCTGAAATCTCAAGAAGAATTAATCAAGTGAGAGAAGAGAGATTAAAAAGTACTGATAAAGGTCAAAATAATATAGCGAATAGTTCTCACCAATTTAGAGAGTTTAAAGAAACAACTACACAATCAGTTATAGTTCCCGTTGTTTCTTCACAAAGGAGAAGGTATATCCCAACTGGCTTTGTAAGCTCTGAAACAATAGTTCCTAATTCTGCACAGATTGTTTATGATTGTGAAACTTGGGTTTTTGGTGTAGTTAGTTCGAAAATTCATATGTGTTGGGTTAGTACTGTCGCTGGTAGATTACGTGGTGACTATAGATATTCTTCCTCAATTTGCTACAACGTATTTCCTTTTCCAGAAATAAGCCAAAAACAAAAAGAGCAAATTAATCTACACGTTTTTGAAGTATTAGAAGAACGTGAAAAACATTCAGGCAAAACATTAGCGCAATTATACGACCCAGATAAAATGCCTAAAGGGTTAAAAGAAGCGCATCATCAATTAGATTTAGCGATAGAGCGTTGCTATCGTTTAAAACCATTTGAGAGTGATACAGAACGTTTAGAATATCTTTTTAAAGAATATGAAAAGATGATAAATAAAAATACATTGTTAGCAAAACCAAAAAGAACACGTAAAAAGAAAGCCTAA
- a CDS encoding helix-turn-helix domain-containing protein produces MEAVILTSEQYNNLVNRLDNLNGKLEENSKKPQNVFLDNQEFIQLMHISKRTAQTWRDEGKVSFSQIGSKIYYKMKDVEVLLDKNYNKAFKNKR; encoded by the coding sequence ATGGAAGCAGTAATTTTAACATCAGAACAGTACAACAACTTAGTAAATCGTTTAGATAACTTAAACGGTAAATTAGAAGAAAATTCAAAAAAACCTCAAAACGTTTTTCTTGACAATCAAGAGTTTATTCAGCTAATGCATATTAGTAAAAGAACAGCTCAAACTTGGAGAGATGAAGGTAAAGTATCATTTTCTCAAATAGGTAGTAAGATTTACTACAAAATGAAAGATGTAGAAGTCTTACTAGATAAGAACTACAACAAAGCCTTTAAAAATAAAAGGTAA
- a CDS encoding site-specific integrase — MSSIKLILKKNKIDKSGEAPLYIRLIKDRKTKFISLSLKLNPNEWDEDKQKVKKNHSNSSRLNAFISQKVADAKGDVADLERKNKSASARKLKEAIKGKPLTNFFEYSYNRCEKQKDTLALSTYNNYKNYLKKFEKYIGHKDLMFEDITVTALKDYAGYCSTTLGNNNTTINFSLKILNLMFKEAQREDLVPLSHFPFSKFKVKKAKSTKRYLTAEQLDAFIKLEVSGKARAQVIKDMFIFSVFAGGLRFGDVIELKWNNYNSKEQKITKNIRKTNRQHSIKIGQKAIDILEKYKTSDTKQDDIIFPFANIDKDYFIDRERRAKVVGQAIALSSMYLTRMGKSLELPFSLTFHISRHTFATRALNNGMRIEYVSKLMDHSDIGITQVYAKIISSELDKAVDKYIN; from the coding sequence ATGTCTTCAATAAAATTAATTCTTAAAAAAAACAAGATAGATAAATCAGGTGAAGCACCTTTATATATTAGATTAATAAAAGACCGTAAAACAAAATTTATTTCTTTGAGTTTAAAATTAAACCCAAATGAATGGGATGAAGATAAACAAAAAGTTAAAAAGAATCACAGTAATTCTTCAAGATTAAATGCTTTTATATCTCAAAAAGTAGCGGATGCAAAAGGAGATGTTGCAGACTTAGAAAGAAAAAATAAATCTGCATCAGCACGAAAATTAAAAGAAGCAATAAAAGGGAAGCCATTAACTAATTTCTTTGAGTATTCATATAACCGTTGTGAAAAACAAAAAGACACACTTGCGTTATCAACTTATAATAACTACAAAAACTATCTTAAAAAGTTTGAAAAATATATAGGTCATAAAGATTTAATGTTTGAAGATATTACGGTAACTGCTTTAAAAGATTATGCAGGTTACTGTAGCACTACTTTAGGTAATAATAACACGACTATAAATTTTTCTTTAAAGATTCTTAACTTAATGTTTAAAGAGGCGCAGAGAGAGGACTTAGTGCCTTTAAGTCATTTTCCTTTCAGTAAGTTTAAAGTAAAAAAAGCAAAGAGTACAAAACGTTATTTAACAGCAGAACAATTAGATGCTTTTATTAAATTAGAGGTTTCTGGTAAAGCAAGAGCACAAGTTATAAAAGATATGTTTATCTTTTCAGTCTTTGCAGGTGGTTTAAGGTTTGGTGATGTAATCGAGTTAAAATGGAATAATTACAATTCTAAAGAGCAAAAAATAACAAAAAATATTCGTAAAACGAATAGGCAGCATAGTATAAAGATAGGTCAAAAGGCTATTGATATTTTAGAGAAATATAAAACATCAGATACTAAACAGGATGATATAATATTTCCTTTCGCAAATATTGATAAAGATTATTTTATAGATAGAGAGCGAAGAGCAAAAGTTGTAGGGCAAGCAATTGCATTAAGCAGTATGTATTTAACAAGAATGGGTAAAAGTTTAGAATTACCTTTCTCCTTAACATTTCATATTAGTAGACATACATTTGCTACCAGAGCGTTAAACAATGGTATGAGAATAGAATACGTATCTAAACTTATGGACCATTCAGATATTGGAATAACACAAGTATATGCAAAAATTATAAGTAGTGAATTAGATAAAGCAGTAGATAAATACATCAATTAA
- a CDS encoding MltR family transcriptional regulator: MKKQVNIDSLKSLEKSIKLRFELMKESDRGCVLMATSFLDYELEEMFKDYLIGSKKTLDEMLSGQGSLATFSSRIRLAFSLGLISKRTMDDLNIIRKIRNECGHNYESISLEEKVIKQRIYSLKTSIYSGDRKIKPRKIFINNVYMLLGEIQGRKLELTKVEELTKNYSDIISLDENKLHINEIIKKAKKIHGENISNEQLMKFIEEVHFETINIMKNKIKDKADTNI, encoded by the coding sequence ATGAAAAAACAGGTAAATATTGACTCCTTAAAATCGCTTGAAAAATCAATCAAATTAAGATTTGAACTTATGAAAGAATCTGACAGAGGTTGTGTTCTAATGGCAACTTCTTTTTTAGATTATGAACTTGAGGAAATGTTCAAAGATTATTTAATTGGAAGTAAAAAAACATTAGATGAAATGTTAAGTGGTCAAGGAAGTTTAGCAACATTCTCTTCAAGAATAAGATTAGCATTTTCATTGGGTTTAATTTCAAAAAGAACAATGGATGATTTGAATATTATAAGGAAAATCAGAAATGAATGTGGTCATAATTATGAGAGTATTTCTTTAGAAGAGAAAGTCATAAAACAACGAATATATTCTCTCAAAACATCAATTTACTCTGGAGATAGAAAAATTAAACCAAGAAAGATATTTATTAATAATGTTTATATGTTACTTGGTGAAATTCAAGGCCGAAAACTTGAATTAACAAAAGTAGAAGAATTAACTAAAAATTATTCTGACATAATTTCATTAGATGAAAACAAATTACATATAAATGAAATTATAAAAAAAGCCAAAAAAATTCACGGTGAAAATATTTCAAATGAACAATTAATGAAATTTATTGAAGAAGTTCATTTTGAAACTATAAATATTATGAAAAACAAAATCAAAGATAAAGCAGATACGAATATTTAA
- a CDS encoding leucine-rich repeat domain-containing protein, translated as MKIRNPIYSFSIIVFLFGIFIFLIMGFWGIGAILWLFGIYSILVLTSFLLKKFKVKYRQIIEWTLIFVYVLSHTLYHLNWDVGSEIYFTNENEPFVGKNQSFIIVFGIENQPKLESNYFTNNKILIPENGILLTSSKKETFKHRYRFPVVGSGEKFSATYFEQYNCYGEKNYKFNYVVGTISDLGEVDYSYRDSIGDLICEKLKNENFKNNLKAGYENGNYLDQKEVLINYQNLTKLPNGLLELRNLEYLNVHSNKLKVFPKSILEFPKLKRLTIGYNEIKAIPEWIGGIKNLESLAVNGNDLTSIPDTLLTLPKLNYLLIRENDFNELEIKGTIEKFEQKGVKVQYE; from the coding sequence ATGAAAATCAGAAATCCAATATATTCATTTAGTATAATAGTCTTCCTTTTCGGAATTTTCATATTCTTAATTATGGGATTTTGGGGAATTGGAGCTATACTTTGGTTGTTTGGAATTTATTCAATTTTAGTATTAACAAGTTTTCTACTTAAAAAATTTAAAGTCAAATACCGACAAATTATTGAATGGACTTTAATATTTGTCTATGTTCTGTCCCACACTTTGTACCATTTAAATTGGGACGTTGGAAGTGAAATTTATTTCACAAATGAAAATGAACCTTTTGTTGGAAAAAATCAGAGTTTTATAATAGTTTTCGGAATAGAGAACCAACCAAAACTCGAAAGTAATTATTTTACAAATAATAAAATATTAATTCCCGAAAATGGAATTTTACTTACTTCTTCAAAAAAGGAAACATTTAAGCATAGATATAGATTTCCTGTAGTTGGTAGTGGAGAAAAGTTTTCAGCAACTTACTTTGAGCAATATAATTGTTACGGAGAAAAAAATTACAAATTTAATTACGTTGTTGGAACAATAAGCGATTTGGGAGAAGTTGACTATAGTTACAGAGATTCAATTGGAGATTTAATTTGTGAAAAACTCAAAAATGAAAATTTTAAAAACAATCTAAAAGCAGGTTATGAAAACGGAAATTATCTTGACCAAAAAGAGGTTTTAATAAATTATCAGAATCTGACTAAACTTCCAAACGGACTTTTAGAGTTGAGAAATCTTGAGTATTTAAATGTGCATTCTAATAAACTGAAAGTATTTCCTAAAAGTATTTTAGAGTTTCCGAAACTTAAAAGACTGACAATTGGATATAATGAAATTAAAGCAATTCCTGAATGGATTGGCGGAATTAAAAATTTAGAAAGTCTTGCAGTAAATGGAAATGATTTGACTTCAATTCCTGATACATTATTGACTTTGCCGAAACTGAATTATTTACTAATAAGAGAAAATGATTTTAACGAATTGGAAATAAAAGGAACAATTGAAAAATTTGAACAAAAAGGAGTGAAAGTTCAATATGAATAA
- a CDS encoding DUF4240 domain-containing protein: MKLTTIIFTSFLILSCNQNTKNNNQMGIFDKLFGKKESTEKETPKNYNQEIEKTSEMLDETIFWNIVDSSVKNTKNQDAQERFLVKEIEKLTPKQMIGFRLRTDKLLYDTYNSEMWCAGYIMNGGCSDDGFEYFRNWIISRGKDTYYKAKENPDSLISEFVEGEEYYDFESFWYVALTAFENKTGKELYDYISDDFKTNEGNYPNFEFTWKEEEPETMKAICPKLFEKMWN, translated from the coding sequence ATGAAACTCACGACAATAATATTTACATCATTTTTAATATTAAGTTGTAATCAAAACACGAAAAATAATAACCAAATGGGAATATTTGACAAACTTTTTGGAAAGAAAGAATCAACCGAAAAAGAAACACCAAAAAATTATAATCAAGAAATTGAGAAAACGAGTGAAATGTTGGACGAAACAATATTTTGGAATATAGTCGACTCTTCAGTAAAGAATACTAAAAATCAAGATGCTCAAGAAAGGTTTTTAGTCAAAGAAATTGAAAAATTGACACCAAAACAAATGATTGGTTTCCGATTAAGAACTGACAAACTTCTTTACGATACTTATAACTCTGAAATGTGGTGTGCTGGATATATAATGAATGGTGGTTGTTCGGACGATGGATTTGAATATTTTAGAAATTGGATTATATCACGAGGAAAAGACACATATTATAAAGCAAAGGAAAATCCAGACAGTTTAATTTCGGAATTTGTAGAAGGCGAAGAATATTATGATTTTGAAAGTTTTTGGTATGTTGCATTAACTGCGTTTGAAAATAAAACAGGGAAAGAACTATACGATTACATATCTGATGATTTCAAAACTAACGAAGGGAATTATCCGAATTTTGAGTTTACTTGGAAAGAGGAAGAACCTGAAACTATGAAAGCGATTTGCCCGAAGTTATTTGAGAAAATGTGGAATTAA
- a CDS encoding helix-turn-helix domain-containing protein, which yields MATFGEFLRSERDKKGLNQSDFGQEVGVIMTDLSKIENGRKKFPYSNFQKLAVFLNKDIEKLKNLYVADILVEEAHKYNCSDSVFSVAESQSKYLRNKNVKQGELEL from the coding sequence ATGGCAACATTTGGTGAGTTTTTAAGGTCTGAAAGAGATAAAAAAGGTTTAAATCAAAGTGATTTTGGACAAGAAGTCGGTGTTATAATGACTGATCTAAGTAAAATAGAAAACGGACGGAAAAAATTCCCTTATTCTAATTTCCAAAAACTTGCTGTTTTTTTAAATAAAGACATTGAAAAATTAAAAAATTTATACGTAGCAGATATTTTAGTTGAAGAAGCACATAAATACAATTGTTCAGATTCTGTTTTTTCAGTTGCTGAATCCCAATCAAAGTATTTAAGAAACAAGAATGTAAAACAAGGTGAATTAGAATTGTAA
- a CDS encoding N-6 DNA methylase has translation MAKKRKNESKVDIDLFNYLSNTKNYYNSWETKKTSNSYIQTVLDKASKAGTGFRGEPDLIYVNENKKILILIENKDSIGDHESKKRNKPKDFAVDGALHYTSFFLKENLIKIDTTLEKHFKDWSIIGIAFSGDINDEYNHLITTFIISENELKDIDTKEILDEEDYLAFFENIDIESISKNISKSSSEINRILRTLDSQKRPILLSALMICLYDKDNVSNDFKRSYSNWSTANIIRNIPTTILDILTNESIDADKINILINELAFITTDNDLNSSDILKDILKELENNVIPLFNKKTNYDIIGKFYEEFLRYAGVANVKKGIVLTPNHITKLFTDLVDFRTNDVIFDTCCGTGAFLISGMNKLVKEIENSNLTNKTARIESLKQNQLVGFENSSTMYSLAISNMLFRGDGKSRIYHVDAFSEKATDILKNLKKEGIIPTIGFINPPYGGKDNNTNPTKKEIQFLESLLDNVSRFGVIIAPLSTYFKDDVIRNRILSKHTLKYVINMPGELFQPNASTHTAVAVFETNFPHNNKEVVFYNLEDDGFILSKNRGRTDVLNKWTPIKKEVLNKIDNAKSLEDNLTLVQTKISSNDEWIIQAHSKTDYHHLSEKSFIKSIKQYLIFSLKFKLNLLTKDIDEITLLELLDDSIKREPEILKSSLKFEFETWKEFNFYDVLKFQRGKRLTKLDQNDGDIAYISSTKENNGIDNYISPPDYMKIYNNAMTINNSGSVGYVFYHNYDFVASDHCTVLSILDKKIELNEYIAIFLKPVIESIKPKYNFAREISDYRLNKEKISLPIDKKGKPNWKYMEDYIKSLPYSSSL, from the coding sequence ATGGCAAAAAAAAGAAAAAACGAATCCAAAGTTGATATTGACCTATTCAACTATTTGTCAAATACCAAGAACTATTATAATTCTTGGGAGACAAAAAAAACGTCTAATTCATACATTCAGACTGTTTTAGATAAAGCCAGTAAAGCAGGAACAGGTTTTCGTGGTGAACCAGACTTAATTTATGTAAATGAGAATAAAAAAATATTAATTCTAATTGAAAATAAAGATTCTATTGGAGACCACGAATCTAAAAAAAGAAATAAGCCCAAAGATTTTGCTGTTGATGGTGCGCTTCATTACACTTCATTTTTCCTTAAAGAAAACCTTATTAAAATTGACACTACATTAGAGAAACATTTTAAAGATTGGTCTATAATTGGAATTGCATTTTCTGGTGATATAAATGATGAGTACAATCATTTAATTACAACTTTCATAATTTCTGAGAATGAGTTAAAGGATATTGACACCAAAGAAATTCTTGACGAAGAAGATTATTTAGCTTTTTTTGAGAATATTGACATTGAAAGTATTTCAAAAAACATCTCGAAATCCTCAAGTGAAATCAATAGAATTCTTAGAACATTAGACTCCCAAAAAAGACCTATTCTTTTAAGTGCGTTAATGATTTGTCTTTATGATAAAGATAATGTTTCGAATGATTTTAAAAGAAGTTATAGTAATTGGTCAACTGCAAATATCATTCGAAATATTCCGACTACTATACTTGACATTCTTACTAATGAAAGTATAGATGCTGATAAGATAAATATCCTTATAAATGAACTTGCATTTATTACAACAGATAATGATTTAAACTCTTCTGATATATTAAAAGATATTCTAAAAGAACTAGAAAACAATGTAATTCCTTTATTCAACAAAAAAACAAACTATGATATAATCGGAAAATTTTATGAGGAGTTTTTGAGATATGCAGGAGTAGCCAATGTTAAAAAAGGAATTGTTTTAACACCAAATCATATTACAAAACTATTTACAGACCTCGTAGATTTTCGAACGAATGATGTAATATTTGATACATGCTGTGGAACAGGTGCATTTCTTATATCTGGAATGAATAAATTGGTTAAAGAAATTGAGAACTCTAACCTTACCAATAAGACAGCAAGGATTGAAAGCTTAAAACAAAATCAATTAGTTGGCTTTGAAAATAGTAGTACAATGTATTCTCTTGCTATTTCCAATATGCTATTTAGAGGTGATGGAAAGTCAAGAATATATCACGTTGACGCCTTTTCAGAAAAGGCAACTGATATTCTTAAAAACTTAAAGAAAGAAGGGATTATACCAACAATTGGTTTTATAAACCCACCATATGGGGGAAAAGATAATAATACAAATCCAACTAAAAAAGAAATTCAATTTCTTGAATCATTATTAGACAACGTAAGTCGATTTGGAGTAATCATAGCACCTCTTTCAACATATTTTAAAGATGATGTTATTCGTAATAGAATATTATCGAAACATACTTTAAAATATGTCATTAATATGCCTGGAGAATTATTTCAACCAAATGCTTCAACACATACAGCTGTTGCAGTTTTTGAAACTAATTTCCCTCACAATAACAAGGAAGTTGTATTCTATAATTTAGAAGATGATGGTTTTATACTTTCTAAAAATAGAGGAAGAACAGATGTACTTAATAAATGGACCCCTATAAAAAAGGAAGTACTCAATAAAATTGATAATGCTAAATCTCTTGAAGATAACTTAACATTAGTTCAAACTAAAATTTCTTCAAATGATGAATGGATTATTCAAGCTCATTCGAAAACAGATTATCACCATTTGAGTGAAAAATCATTTATAAAAAGTATCAAGCAGTATTTAATATTTTCTTTAAAATTCAAGCTAAATCTGCTAACCAAAGATATTGATGAAATCACTTTACTTGAACTTTTAGATGATAGTATTAAACGAGAACCTGAAATTCTGAAATCGTCATTAAAATTTGAATTTGAAACTTGGAAAGAATTTAATTTCTATGATGTTTTAAAATTTCAAAGAGGTAAAAGGTTAACCAAACTAGACCAAAATGATGGAGATATAGCGTACATTTCTTCTACAAAAGAAAATAATGGTATTGATAATTATATTTCGCCACCAGATTATATGAAAATCTACAATAATGCTATGACAATTAACAATAGCGGAAGCGTTGGATATGTGTTTTATCACAACTATGATTTTGTAGCTTCTGACCATTGTACAGTTCTTTCAATTCTTGATAAAAAAATTGAATTAAATGAATACATAGCTATTTTCCTAAAACCAGTTATTGAATCTATTAAACCTAAATATAACTTTGCCAGAGAAATTAGTGATTATAGATTGAACAAGGAAAAAATATCTTTACCCATTGACAAAAAAGGAAAACCAAATTGGAAATATATGGAAGACTATATAAAATCATTGCCTTATTCATCTTCATTGTAA
- a CDS encoding type II toxin-antitoxin system RelE/ParE family toxin has protein sequence MKAGNEYRVVIFAIDHLNFNESTKAVCLCGFQKKGTKDYKKAIKQAEKILENYLKEK, from the coding sequence ATAAAAGCAGGAAATGAATATCGAGTTGTAATCTTTGCTATCGACCATCTAAATTTTAATGAATCAACAAAAGCTGTCTGCTTATGTGGTTTTCAGAAAAAAGGAACTAAAGATTATAAAAAAGCTATCAAACAAGCAGAAAAAATATTAGAAAATTATCTAAAAGAAAAGTAA
- a CDS encoding helix-turn-helix domain-containing protein, whose product MGKSINAKELIAKRYGKEGSKEREEFRENAFSYYFGEIIKNRRKELHMTQDNLAEKVGKKRPYISRIENGEDIRLSNFALLANALGLSIKLTAE is encoded by the coding sequence ATGGGAAAATCAATAAACGCAAAAGAATTAATAGCTAAACGATACGGAAAAGAAGGCTCTAAAGAACGTGAAGAATTTAGAGAAAATGCTTTTTCTTATTATTTTGGTGAAATAATAAAAAATAGAAGAAAAGAATTGCATATGACTCAAGATAATTTGGCTGAAAAAGTGGGGAAAAAAAGACCATATATCTCTCGAATTGAAAATGGAGAAGATATTCGATTATCTAACTTTGCACTTCTTGCCAATGCTTTAGGATTATCAATTAAATTAACAGCTGAATAA
- a CDS encoding transposase — protein MYRNDKVIRRYSEPFKLKILAELAIGKHTKSELCKLYSIAPTTVNVWIKKYNRKDLMNTRVKVETKDEISRIKALQKEVEQLKKLLLKKDLDAMVEESYLEVAAEDLGYKSIAELKKKLSIKP, from the coding sequence ATGTACAGAAATGACAAAGTAATTAGACGTTACAGTGAACCTTTTAAATTAAAAATATTAGCCGAACTTGCCATCGGAAAACACACAAAGAGCGAACTTTGTAAACTCTACTCTATTGCTCCTACAACAGTAAATGTGTGGATTAAAAAGTACAATCGTAAAGACTTAATGAATACCAGAGTAAAAGTGGAAACTAAAGACGAAATATCTAGAATTAAAGCACTTCAAAAAGAGGTTGAACAGCTTAAAAAACTACTCCTAAAAAAAGATCTCGATGCTATGGTAGAAGAATCCTATCTTGAAGTAGCTGCTGAAGATTTAGGATATAAATCTATCGCTGAACTAAAAAAAAAGTTAAGTATAAAGCCTTAA